One genomic segment of Occultella kanbiaonis includes these proteins:
- a CDS encoding heparinase II/III domain-containing protein has product MLHDERAAAPAMATSVVPDWDQIRSRVVEPGWAADTLEAVREDFEFWQSHLRLPGPDQVSAWTHHYFCDDDGEPLRFDPGSPDEHVCPTCGRAYRGEPWDGAWRTRMHNMAAAQSQRAALLARLERDEDRRRSATDALAEIVDRYACDYGSYALHGVNVGQGRVLPQNLDESVWAIGLLRSVRWAGPLLAESTRAAARRLAGEIAAVLAPQLGMIHNIHCWLVAALAECAVAIGDEELLSTVTEGPFGARNQILEGFHPEGLWFEVNPHYHFYAVNALLSFVEVAGPGALADEHAERLLRAVQAPARLAYSDGRVPAYGDGWPNSFLGDFAQTAEVASRLLPGASAQLASSYLGDAPAPVELWFGAGRVSGPSPERDGRYSVGAMVFGADSLPGTDDGVTPASFVWPGPGIGVLRSPLARLAMRFGPDAGWHDHHDKLSVDVECGGWRSLDLGTSGYGADITVWMRSQAAHNLLVVGERQQPRHAGVLLHADDRSLVAQSSWNGAEVRRSLHLTASGWTDEMEVAGVPGTALEWLFHGDGTIVAAAGPVIDLPSDDLGHGWLTDVRSLTVLDGIVTVTWDHPDAPVLRLAVPPGWTAYRACAPANPTGLPLGVIAVRGLTQGATTLRATFTREGSRA; this is encoded by the coding sequence ATGCTTCACGATGAGCGGGCGGCAGCCCCAGCGATGGCAACGAGCGTCGTCCCGGACTGGGACCAGATACGCAGCCGGGTCGTCGAGCCCGGTTGGGCGGCGGACACCCTCGAGGCGGTGCGCGAGGACTTCGAGTTCTGGCAGTCGCACCTGCGGTTACCGGGACCCGACCAGGTCAGCGCCTGGACGCACCACTACTTCTGCGACGACGACGGTGAGCCGTTGCGGTTCGACCCGGGCAGCCCGGACGAACACGTGTGCCCCACCTGTGGGCGCGCCTACCGCGGGGAGCCCTGGGACGGCGCGTGGCGAACCCGGATGCACAACATGGCAGCGGCCCAGTCGCAGCGGGCGGCACTGCTCGCGCGGCTCGAGCGCGACGAGGATCGGCGGCGGAGCGCCACCGATGCCCTCGCCGAGATCGTGGACCGCTACGCCTGTGACTACGGCTCCTACGCGTTGCACGGCGTCAACGTCGGGCAAGGGCGAGTGCTGCCGCAGAACCTGGACGAGTCGGTCTGGGCCATCGGGCTGCTGCGCTCGGTCAGATGGGCGGGGCCGCTGCTGGCGGAGTCGACCCGGGCCGCGGCCCGGCGCCTGGCCGGGGAGATCGCTGCCGTGCTGGCGCCCCAGCTCGGGATGATCCACAACATCCACTGCTGGCTCGTCGCCGCGCTGGCGGAGTGTGCGGTCGCCATCGGCGACGAGGAGTTGCTCAGCACGGTGACCGAGGGCCCCTTCGGAGCCCGGAACCAGATCCTCGAAGGTTTCCACCCGGAGGGTCTGTGGTTCGAGGTGAACCCGCACTACCACTTCTACGCGGTCAACGCGCTGCTGTCCTTCGTCGAGGTCGCCGGGCCGGGAGCGCTCGCGGACGAGCATGCCGAACGGCTCCTTCGGGCCGTGCAGGCGCCGGCGAGACTGGCGTACTCCGACGGCCGGGTGCCCGCCTACGGCGACGGCTGGCCGAACAGTTTCCTCGGCGACTTCGCCCAGACCGCCGAGGTCGCGTCGAGGCTGCTGCCGGGAGCGAGCGCGCAGCTGGCGTCGTCCTACCTCGGCGATGCTCCGGCGCCCGTCGAGCTGTGGTTCGGAGCGGGCCGGGTCTCCGGTCCGTCGCCCGAGCGCGACGGCCGCTACAGCGTCGGCGCGATGGTGTTCGGCGCGGACTCGCTGCCGGGCACCGACGACGGCGTGACGCCGGCCTCGTTCGTGTGGCCCGGGCCGGGCATCGGTGTGCTCCGGAGCCCGTTGGCTCGGCTGGCGATGCGGTTCGGTCCGGATGCGGGCTGGCACGATCACCACGACAAGCTCTCGGTGGACGTCGAGTGTGGCGGATGGCGCAGCCTGGACCTCGGAACCAGCGGTTACGGAGCCGACATCACGGTGTGGATGCGTTCGCAGGCGGCGCACAACCTGCTCGTCGTCGGCGAACGGCAGCAGCCCCGGCACGCCGGTGTGCTGCTCCACGCCGATGACCGGTCCCTGGTGGCGCAGTCCAGCTGGAACGGCGCCGAGGTCCGCCGCAGCCTGCACCTGACGGCATCGGGCTGGACCGACGAGATGGAGGTGGCCGGGGTCCCGGGAACTGCGCTGGAGTGGCTGTTCCACGGTGACGGCACGATCGTCGCTGCGGCCGGCCCGGTGATCGACCTGCCGTCCGACGACCTCGGGCACGGGTGGCTCACGGACGTCCGGTCGTTGACCGTGCTGGACGGCATCGTGACCGTGACGTGGGATCACCCGGATGCCCCCGTCCTGAGGCTCGCGGTGCCGCCCGGCTGGACGGCGTACCGTGCCTGCGCGCCCGCCAACCCGACGGGCCTACCGCTCGGGGTCATCGCGGTACGGGGTCTCACGCAGGGCGCGACGACCCTGCGTGCGACGTTCACGCGGGAAGGGTCGCGCGCATGA
- a CDS encoding family 78 glycoside hydrolase catalytic domain, whose product MSAGAPDRPSGLMVDLQSEPVGVDPADARFSWLVPALGDGMQVRYRIQVAASPSSFGAPFWDSGPVTSSSSTAVPYAGPRLAASTPYWWRVRADTSVAGDWATPSRLITAADSWGGDAIWGPVGVDDSGAENSWVLLRHEFDLPDAPVLSAFVEAAGRSAEGGQTSQTGPRGGRQYVYKLWANASVAGRGSVRDSDSRARYHTHDLAGALTPGRNALAALCWAEHGRQFIARLVVVLADGRRIEVPTSSRWRAASGARLLPGSADIGGGWYRAPREDWDARHEPVGWTEPGFDDRDWASALVCAAPPDPAPAIVSIEQSLGEVAEAALQPDGRWFIDLGREIVGGIRLDVHGRSGARVHVRLGEELADGRVRFRMRTHNVYEDTWTLRDGPQSVEHWGYRAFRYIELEADPALDLTHAVRPVVLRSPYVGGAAFSSSDPDLDRVWELCRYTIEATSLDVYIDTPARERGPYEGDAYVNQLSQYAVERSYALARYSGEYLTRRSTWPSEYHLMPVLIAWEDYVTTGDDRQLRADFEHWAALNHDRHLDENGLLRKDPVPTAGNWDADLVDWPPTYRDGYEFTEVNTVLNAFQAAAYAALARIAEVVDRPREAAHYRDLADRTRTAVNSLLLDAAAYRDGLGSTHHSQHATAFPVALGLAPADRLAGLGDWLARDGMRMSVYGAQFLLEALCRAGRSDHALALMSASGPNSWLHLIDDLAATIVPEAWDPSLKPNMTYSHAWGSAPVNVLARWVLGVRSQSPGAARLVIEPRPGPLNSLSGTVPTIRGPVTVAYDRARGTLRVATPPNTTGHLIVHRAELGLSEGATVEGPAGAAIAWAADRVEIRNAAAGEMTIRWDATLPRRGTVG is encoded by the coding sequence ATGAGCGCCGGCGCTCCGGACCGGCCGTCCGGCCTGATGGTCGACCTGCAGTCGGAGCCGGTCGGCGTGGACCCCGCCGACGCCCGGTTCTCCTGGCTCGTCCCGGCACTCGGCGACGGCATGCAGGTCCGGTACCGGATCCAGGTGGCCGCCTCGCCGTCCTCGTTCGGAGCGCCGTTCTGGGACAGCGGGCCGGTCACGTCGTCGTCGTCGACCGCCGTGCCGTACGCGGGGCCGCGGCTGGCGGCATCGACACCGTACTGGTGGCGGGTGCGAGCGGACACGTCGGTGGCCGGTGACTGGGCGACGCCGTCACGGTTGATCACGGCAGCCGACTCGTGGGGCGGCGACGCGATCTGGGGACCCGTCGGCGTCGATGACTCGGGCGCCGAGAACTCGTGGGTGCTCCTGCGGCACGAGTTCGACCTGCCGGACGCGCCCGTTCTGTCGGCATTCGTCGAGGCGGCGGGGCGCTCGGCCGAGGGTGGGCAGACGTCACAGACCGGGCCTCGGGGCGGGCGGCAGTACGTCTACAAGTTGTGGGCCAACGCCTCCGTCGCCGGCCGGGGCAGCGTGCGCGACTCGGACTCGCGCGCCCGGTATCACACCCACGATCTCGCGGGCGCGCTCACGCCGGGCCGGAACGCACTCGCCGCGTTGTGCTGGGCTGAGCACGGGCGCCAGTTCATCGCCCGGCTCGTCGTCGTGCTCGCCGACGGCCGCCGGATCGAGGTACCGACCTCCAGCCGGTGGAGGGCCGCGAGCGGGGCGCGCCTGCTGCCCGGGTCCGCGGACATCGGCGGCGGCTGGTACCGAGCCCCCCGCGAGGACTGGGACGCCAGACACGAACCCGTGGGCTGGACCGAGCCCGGCTTCGACGACCGCGACTGGGCGTCGGCCCTCGTGTGCGCGGCTCCGCCCGATCCTGCCCCGGCGATCGTCAGCATCGAGCAGAGTCTCGGCGAGGTCGCCGAGGCGGCTCTGCAGCCGGACGGCCGCTGGTTCATCGACCTCGGTCGCGAGATCGTCGGAGGCATCCGCCTCGACGTCCACGGCCGTTCGGGTGCACGCGTGCACGTTCGGCTCGGGGAGGAGCTGGCGGACGGGCGCGTGCGGTTCCGGATGCGCACCCACAACGTCTACGAGGACACCTGGACCCTGCGTGACGGGCCGCAGTCCGTGGAGCACTGGGGGTACCGGGCGTTCCGCTACATCGAGCTCGAGGCGGACCCGGCGCTCGACCTGACCCACGCCGTCCGGCCCGTCGTGCTCCGCTCCCCCTATGTGGGCGGTGCCGCGTTCTCCTCCTCCGACCCGGACCTGGACCGGGTGTGGGAGCTGTGCCGGTACACGATCGAGGCGACCTCGCTCGACGTGTACATCGACACCCCGGCTCGCGAGCGCGGCCCGTACGAGGGGGATGCGTACGTGAACCAGCTCTCCCAGTACGCGGTCGAGCGTAGCTACGCGCTGGCACGCTACTCCGGCGAGTACCTCACCCGGCGCTCCACCTGGCCGTCCGAGTACCACCTGATGCCGGTCCTGATCGCGTGGGAGGACTACGTCACCACCGGCGACGACCGGCAGTTGCGGGCCGACTTCGAGCACTGGGCGGCCCTCAACCACGACCGGCACCTCGACGAGAACGGGTTGCTTCGCAAGGACCCGGTGCCCACGGCGGGCAACTGGGACGCCGATCTGGTCGACTGGCCGCCCACGTACCGGGACGGGTACGAGTTCACCGAGGTGAACACCGTGCTGAATGCCTTCCAGGCAGCCGCCTACGCTGCCCTCGCCCGTATCGCCGAGGTCGTAGACCGCCCGCGCGAGGCCGCCCACTACCGTGACCTGGCCGACCGGACGCGGACCGCCGTCAACTCCCTCCTGCTCGACGCGGCCGCCTACCGTGACGGGCTGGGCTCGACCCATCACTCCCAGCACGCCACAGCTTTCCCGGTCGCTCTCGGCCTCGCTCCGGCCGACCGGCTCGCGGGGCTCGGTGACTGGCTCGCCCGCGACGGCATGAGGATGAGCGTCTACGGTGCCCAGTTCCTCCTCGAGGCCCTCTGCCGGGCGGGCCGGAGCGACCACGCGCTCGCGCTCATGTCCGCGTCCGGGCCGAACAGCTGGCTCCATCTGATCGACGACCTCGCTGCCACGATCGTTCCCGAGGCATGGGATCCGTCCCTGAAGCCCAACATGACGTACTCCCACGCGTGGGGGTCGGCCCCGGTCAATGTGCTGGCTCGATGGGTCCTCGGGGTGCGTTCGCAGTCCCCCGGGGCTGCGCGACTCGTGATCGAACCGCGTCCCGGTCCGCTCAACAGCCTGTCCGGGACGGTCCCCACCATCCGGGGCCCGGTCACCGTCGCTTACGACCGTGCCCGTGGCACCCTGCGCGTCGCGACGCCGCCGAACACCACCGGCCACCTCATCGTCCACCGGGCCGAGCTCGGTCTCTCCGAGGGCGCCACGGTCGAGGGCCCCGCGGGCGCTGCCATCGCCTGGGCTGCCGACCGGGTTGAGATCAGGAACGCCGCCGCGGGCGAGATGACCATCAGGTGGGATGCCACGCTCCCCAGACGTGGCACCGTCGGGTAG
- a CDS encoding class I SAM-dependent methyltransferase, with amino-acid sequence MDQAVWDEIYAERNWSGAVNGALAVEAADLEPGRALDVGSGEGGDALWLAARGWRVTATDISPVALDRAAASVTAEHGDRIEWVHVDLTAEAPEPGGYDLVSLMYFPLLRSQGPTAVRALTDAVAPGGLFLMVAHDLGAPADRTAAGHGHNHDHGVPAGAGPAGGSPSRQWRGPDPDEFLRPEEFAATLGEGWQVETLETRPRVVPTSGAGVGHVDDVVLRARRTA; translated from the coding sequence ATGGACCAGGCGGTATGGGACGAGATCTACGCTGAGCGGAACTGGAGCGGCGCGGTCAACGGCGCCCTGGCGGTCGAGGCCGCCGACCTCGAACCGGGACGGGCGCTGGATGTGGGTTCCGGCGAGGGCGGGGATGCGCTCTGGCTCGCGGCCCGCGGATGGCGAGTGACGGCGACGGACATCTCCCCCGTGGCACTCGACCGCGCGGCCGCGTCCGTGACCGCCGAACACGGGGACCGGATCGAGTGGGTCCACGTCGACCTGACCGCCGAAGCGCCCGAGCCGGGCGGGTACGACCTGGTCTCCCTGATGTACTTCCCGCTGCTGCGCAGCCAGGGCCCGACGGCGGTGCGTGCCCTGACCGACGCCGTCGCCCCGGGCGGGTTGTTCCTCATGGTCGCGCACGACCTGGGCGCACCTGCGGACCGGACCGCCGCAGGGCACGGGCACAACCACGACCACGGCGTGCCCGCCGGTGCCGGCCCGGCCGGCGGCAGTCCCTCACGGCAGTGGCGAGGACCGGACCCCGATGAGTTCCTGCGCCCGGAGGAGTTCGCGGCGACGCTGGGCGAGGGCTGGCAGGTCGAGACGCTGGAAACCCGTCCGCGGGTGGTACCGACCAGCGGGGCGGGCGTCGGCCATGTGGACGACGTCGTGCTGCGCGCCCGTCGGACCGCCTGA
- a CDS encoding AI-2E family transporter produces MSTQSGTGVLEVNSRPSLQTTALVLGGLTIAAVGLHFASSIIAPTFFALTLIVSARPLQMWLTRHRVPPMVAAILVLLFLYVILVALVIMLALSVARLVTELPAYSYRFQAIYTDLIEWLSQFGVDEQTLEGVLGDFDLNRIVGLLGTVLEGMSSAGGQAALLLVVMFFLAIDSTNVGRRFELSVAQRPNLTAALADFVTGVRKYWIVATVFGLIVAVLDVIALSIIGVPMVLVWGVLAFVTNYIPNVGFVLGLIPPALIALVDGGLSQMIWVIVVYSVLNFTVQTIIQPKVTGDAVGLSPVVSFLSLTFWTLVVGPLGAILAVPLTLFAKAVLVDAHPASRWISAYLVTDAEARKQLARFRDAKAGADPEPEAADPDAVDAVAGPEPVGTEATVSAVGGSVADGPEESGADGDDDPGAERRPQA; encoded by the coding sequence ATGTCCACCCAGTCAGGAACGGGCGTCCTCGAGGTCAACTCGCGGCCCTCACTGCAGACCACGGCGCTCGTGCTCGGGGGACTCACGATCGCCGCGGTCGGCCTGCACTTCGCGTCCAGCATCATCGCGCCCACGTTCTTCGCGCTCACGCTCATCGTGTCCGCCCGGCCCCTGCAGATGTGGCTCACCAGGCACCGGGTTCCCCCGATGGTCGCAGCGATCCTGGTGTTGCTGTTCCTGTACGTGATCCTCGTAGCACTTGTGATCATGCTGGCCCTCTCGGTCGCCCGCCTGGTCACCGAACTGCCGGCGTACTCCTATCGGTTCCAAGCGATCTACACCGACCTCATCGAGTGGCTGAGCCAGTTCGGCGTCGACGAGCAGACGCTCGAAGGGGTGCTCGGCGACTTCGACCTGAACCGGATCGTCGGGCTGCTCGGCACCGTGCTGGAGGGGATGTCGTCCGCAGGCGGTCAGGCCGCACTGCTGTTGGTCGTCATGTTCTTCCTGGCCATCGACTCGACCAACGTCGGGCGCAGGTTCGAGCTGTCCGTCGCCCAACGGCCCAACCTCACCGCCGCCCTGGCCGACTTCGTCACCGGCGTTCGCAAGTACTGGATCGTCGCGACCGTGTTCGGCCTGATCGTGGCCGTGCTCGACGTGATCGCACTGTCGATCATCGGGGTGCCGATGGTCCTCGTGTGGGGCGTGCTCGCCTTCGTGACCAACTACATCCCGAACGTGGGGTTCGTCCTCGGCCTGATCCCGCCGGCACTGATCGCCCTGGTCGACGGCGGGTTGAGCCAGATGATCTGGGTGATCGTCGTCTACTCGGTGCTCAACTTCACCGTGCAGACGATCATCCAGCCGAAGGTCACCGGCGATGCGGTCGGGCTGAGTCCGGTGGTCAGCTTCCTCAGCCTGACGTTCTGGACTCTGGTGGTCGGCCCACTCGGCGCCATCCTCGCGGTCCCACTGACCCTGTTCGCCAAGGCCGTCCTCGTGGATGCCCACCCCGCGTCCCGTTGGATCAGCGCGTACCTGGTCACCGACGCCGAGGCGCGAAAACAACTCGCCCGGTTCCGGGATGCCAAGGCCGGTGCCGATCCGGAGCCCGAGGCGGCCGACCCGGACGCGGTCGACGCCGTAGCCGGGCCGGAGCCGGTCGGGACCGAGGCCACCGTGAGCGCGGTCGGCGGGTCCGTCGCCGATGGCCCCGAGGAGTCAGGTGCCGACGGCGACGACGATCCGGGTGCGGAACGGCGCCCGCAGGCGTGA
- a CDS encoding TMEM165/GDT1 family protein, translating into MLSALVLSFAVIFVAELGDKSQLMAMTFALRYRWWVVLGGITAATALVHVASVGLGHVLGNAIPTGLISVIGGLAFIFFGFWTLRGDSLSDNEEAKAARVKRSAFIAVASAFFLAELGDKTMLATVALATDHDWAGVWIGSTLGMVAADALAIVVGAVLGKHLPEHVIQLGAAVMFFAFGGWLLLDAVVPGTPAGPMGAVLVVLGAAAVWIAQRNRPHAAGPGEGAAEGDGPGADPAAVEPAAAIEPAVRADATDGALTTGR; encoded by the coding sequence GTGCTGTCTGCGCTCGTGTTGAGTTTCGCCGTGATCTTCGTCGCCGAACTGGGGGACAAGTCCCAGCTGATGGCCATGACGTTCGCGCTGCGCTACCGCTGGTGGGTCGTCCTCGGCGGGATCACGGCCGCAACGGCCCTGGTGCACGTCGCCTCCGTCGGCCTCGGCCACGTGCTCGGGAACGCCATCCCGACCGGCCTGATCTCCGTCATCGGTGGGTTGGCATTCATCTTCTTCGGGTTCTGGACATTGCGCGGTGACAGCCTCAGCGACAACGAGGAGGCCAAGGCCGCCCGCGTGAAGAGGTCGGCCTTCATCGCCGTCGCCTCCGCGTTCTTCCTCGCCGAGCTCGGCGACAAGACGATGCTCGCCACCGTCGCTCTCGCCACCGACCACGACTGGGCCGGGGTCTGGATCGGCTCCACCCTCGGCATGGTCGCCGCTGACGCGCTGGCCATCGTCGTAGGCGCCGTACTCGGCAAGCACCTGCCCGAGCACGTCATCCAGCTCGGCGCCGCAGTGATGTTCTTCGCCTTCGGTGGCTGGCTGCTCCTCGACGCGGTCGTGCCGGGCACCCCGGCCGGCCCGATGGGCGCGGTGCTGGTGGTCCTCGGTGCCGCCGCGGTCTGGATCGCCCAGCGGAACCGGCCGCACGCCGCCGGCCCGGGCGAGGGTGCGGCCGAAGGCGACGGGCCCGGTGCCGACCCGGCCGCCGTCGAACCGGCCGCCGCGATCGAGCCGGCCGTCAGGGCCGACGCCACCGACGGCGCGCTGACGACCGGTCGCTGA
- the rnhA gene encoding ribonuclease HI: MAEPELPVVSMWTDGACKGNPGVGGWGAWMRFGEHERELFGGEELTTNNKMELTAVIEGLRALNQPCDVTLHVDSSYVMNGMKTWLAGWKRNGWRTADKKPVKNVELWKSLDEQVARHTVHWVWVKGHSGDPGNERADELANRGVDAVRAAAR; this comes from the coding sequence ATGGCTGAACCCGAACTCCCTGTGGTGTCGATGTGGACCGACGGTGCCTGCAAGGGCAACCCGGGAGTGGGCGGATGGGGTGCCTGGATGCGCTTCGGCGAACACGAGCGTGAATTGTTCGGCGGCGAGGAACTCACCACGAACAACAAGATGGAACTCACCGCGGTCATCGAGGGCCTGCGTGCGCTGAACCAGCCGTGCGACGTGACCCTGCACGTGGACTCCTCCTACGTGATGAACGGGATGAAGACCTGGTTGGCCGGCTGGAAGCGCAATGGCTGGCGCACCGCGGACAAGAAGCCCGTCAAGAACGTGGAACTCTGGAAGTCCCTCGACGAGCAGGTGGCCCGGCACACGGTGCACTGGGTCTGGGTCAAGGGCCACTCGGGCGATCCGGGCAATGAGCGCGCGGACGAACTCGCCAACCGCGGCGTGGACGCGGTGCGTGCCGCGGCCCGGTGA
- a CDS encoding molybdopterin-dependent oxidoreductase: MGANDIDPNTGTTPRFVSRGFTGRARRARSARLPPGQYDVGTGFPVLSAGPTPNTHLSRWDFTVQGQVDQVRHYSWAEFRSLPREDVEVDIHCVTSWSKFDTRWEGVSVDTLLGDVESEAEYALAFSDGGYTTNLPLADLTGGRAWVVDTYDGAPLRPEHGGPARLLVPHLYFWKSAKWVRGLVLGEVEELGFWERFGYHRYGDPWRQQRYAGD; this comes from the coding sequence ATGGGCGCGAACGACATCGATCCGAACACCGGCACCACGCCGCGATTCGTCTCGCGCGGTTTCACGGGTCGGGCACGCCGGGCCCGATCGGCCCGCCTCCCACCGGGACAGTACGACGTCGGCACCGGGTTCCCGGTGCTGTCCGCCGGCCCGACACCCAATACCCACCTGTCCCGCTGGGACTTCACCGTCCAGGGCCAGGTGGATCAGGTGCGGCACTACTCCTGGGCGGAGTTCCGGTCCCTGCCCCGCGAAGACGTCGAGGTCGACATCCACTGCGTGACGAGCTGGTCCAAGTTCGACACCCGGTGGGAGGGCGTCTCCGTGGACACGCTGCTCGGTGACGTCGAGTCCGAGGCGGAGTACGCGCTCGCGTTCAGTGATGGCGGGTACACGACCAATCTGCCGCTGGCCGATCTCACCGGCGGCCGAGCCTGGGTCGTGGACACCTACGACGGCGCGCCGTTGCGACCCGAGCACGGTGGCCCGGCCAGGCTGCTCGTGCCACACCTGTACTTCTGGAAGTCCGCCAAGTGGGTGCGCGGACTTGTCCTCGGCGAGGTCGAGGAGCTCGGCTTCTGGGAGAGGTTCGGCTACCACCGTTACGGGGACCCATGGCGCCAGCAGCGCTACGCCGGCGACTGA
- a CDS encoding ferredoxin reductase → MLSVTAETPTASRLRLAVHDWAGHDAGQHVDVRLTAPDGYTAQRSYSIASPPQAPHLDLVVERLEDGEVSGYLTEELRGGDLLELRGPIGGYFVWPATAAGPVQLIAGGSGVVPFLSMLGHHRATRSETQVRLLYSARSEADLIGTGELAGAGISTTVTLTRAAPPGWEGLRRRVDVTMLAEHTLAPERSPLVFVCGPTSFVETVAAGLLSLGHDQSRIKTERFGATGGP, encoded by the coding sequence GTGCTGAGCGTCACGGCCGAGACGCCGACGGCGAGCCGCCTGCGCCTCGCCGTCCACGACTGGGCGGGGCATGACGCCGGGCAACACGTGGACGTGCGGCTGACCGCGCCGGACGGTTACACGGCGCAGCGCAGCTACTCGATCGCCTCGCCGCCGCAGGCGCCGCACCTGGACCTGGTCGTCGAGCGCCTCGAGGACGGCGAGGTGTCGGGCTACCTGACCGAGGAGTTGCGCGGCGGCGACCTGCTCGAGCTGCGCGGGCCGATCGGCGGCTACTTCGTGTGGCCGGCGACGGCGGCCGGTCCGGTCCAGCTCATCGCCGGAGGCTCCGGCGTGGTTCCGTTCCTGTCGATGCTCGGCCACCATCGCGCCACCCGCAGCGAGACCCAGGTGCGGTTGCTGTACTCGGCCAGGTCCGAGGCGGATCTGATCGGCACCGGCGAGCTCGCCGGCGCCGGAATCTCGACGACCGTGACCCTGACCCGCGCCGCGCCGCCCGGTTGGGAGGGCCTGCGACGTCGGGTCGACGTGACGATGCTCGCCGAGCACACGCTCGCGCCGGAACGCTCGCCGCTGGTGTTCGTGTGCGGGCCGACGTCCTTCGTCGAGACCGTGGCAGCCGGACTGCTCAGCCTCGGTCACGACCAGTCTCGGATCAAGACGGAACGCTTCGGCGCCACGGGAGGACCCTGA
- a CDS encoding DUF6510 family protein, which translates to MSTPPNPPDRRLDINAAAGPLAELFAVDLTLATVQCDGCAVTTDLARYDVYADGPGLVIRCRGCDHVVLRYSTAGGRLRLDMTGTRLLILPGAGSGAAARPGS; encoded by the coding sequence ATGAGCACGCCACCGAACCCGCCGGACCGACGGCTGGACATCAACGCAGCCGCCGGACCGCTCGCCGAGTTGTTCGCCGTGGACCTCACGCTGGCCACGGTCCAGTGCGACGGCTGCGCGGTCACCACGGATCTGGCGCGGTACGACGTGTACGCGGACGGCCCCGGCCTGGTGATCCGCTGCCGGGGCTGCGACCACGTCGTGCTGCGCTACTCCACCGCCGGGGGCCGGCTGCGGCTGGACATGACCGGCACGCGCCTGCTCATCCTCCCGGGCGCGGGTTCGGGAGCCGCTGCGCGCCCAGGATCTTGA
- a CDS encoding GNAT family N-acetyltransferase, with the protein MTSTAAVSISDSSPEDVAALEAALPAGRAHESHHARAEAGLIDHLVARTADGRPVGTAVIHWDGYHGGDVADRLGPIPEIATVHVAERTRSRGVGTALIAEAERRIAGRGHPRACLGVGLDNLRAQALYERLGYTDTGLLSTVTYTWTDAAGTDHTATETDRAMVKILGAQRLPNPRPGG; encoded by the coding sequence GTGACATCCACCGCTGCCGTCTCGATCTCTGACTCCTCCCCGGAGGACGTCGCCGCGCTGGAGGCCGCCCTGCCCGCAGGCCGCGCCCACGAGTCGCATCACGCGCGGGCCGAGGCAGGACTGATCGACCACCTCGTGGCGAGGACTGCGGACGGTCGCCCGGTCGGCACCGCAGTCATCCATTGGGACGGCTACCACGGCGGTGACGTCGCCGACAGGCTCGGCCCGATCCCGGAGATCGCCACGGTGCACGTGGCCGAGCGCACCCGCTCGCGGGGAGTCGGCACCGCATTGATCGCCGAGGCGGAACGCCGGATCGCCGGCCGTGGGCATCCGCGCGCATGCCTCGGCGTCGGGCTCGACAACCTCCGGGCGCAAGCGCTGTACGAGCGACTCGGCTACACCGACACCGGCCTGCTCTCGACCGTGACCTACACCTGGACGGACGCTGCTGGGACCGACCACACGGCTACCGAGACCGATCGGGCCATGGTCAAGATCCTGGGCGCGCAGCGGCTCCCGAACCCGCGCCCGGGAGGATGA
- the purQ gene encoding phosphoribosylformylglycinamidine synthase subunit PurQ, whose product MARIGVITFPGSLDDRDAARAVRLVGAEPVRLWHADDSLAEVDAVILPGGFSYGDYLRAGAISRFAPIMGALVDAANGGLPVLGICNGFQILCETHLLAGAMIKNEHLTFVCKDQTLRVENNTTAWSNEYAAGEEIVVPLKNQDGQFIADEATLDELEGEGRVVFRYVGNPNGSRRDIAGITNARGNVVGLMPHPEHAVEAGFGPEGSGTDGLRFFTSALGSLLAAN is encoded by the coding sequence ATGGCCCGCATCGGTGTGATCACCTTCCCCGGCAGCCTCGACGACCGGGACGCCGCCCGCGCGGTGCGCCTCGTCGGCGCCGAGCCGGTGCGGCTGTGGCACGCGGACGACTCCCTCGCCGAGGTCGACGCGGTCATCCTGCCCGGCGGCTTCTCCTACGGCGACTACCTGCGTGCCGGGGCGATCTCCCGGTTCGCCCCGATCATGGGCGCCCTGGTGGACGCCGCCAACGGCGGGCTGCCGGTCCTCGGGATCTGCAACGGCTTCCAGATCCTGTGCGAGACGCACCTGCTCGCCGGCGCCATGATCAAGAACGAGCACCTCACCTTCGTGTGCAAGGACCAGACGCTGCGGGTGGAGAACAACACCACCGCCTGGTCGAACGAGTACGCGGCCGGCGAGGAGATCGTGGTCCCGCTGAAGAACCAGGACGGGCAGTTCATCGCCGACGAGGCCACCCTCGACGAGCTCGAGGGCGAGGGACGCGTCGTGTTCCGCTACGTCGGCAACCCGAACGGCTCCCGCCGGGACATCGCCGGCATCACGAACGCGCGCGGCAACGTGGTGGGCCTGATGCCGCACCCCGAGCACGCCGTCGAGGCCGGGTTCGGCCCCGAGGGCTCCGGCACGGACGGCCTGCGCTTCTTCACCTCGGCACTCGGGTCACTGCTCGCGGCCAACTGA